In the genome of Propionispora hippei DSM 15287, the window CGCAAGCCGTGGCTTCCCGTTCCTATGCTTTGGCCAATCTGAATAAACATGCTCAGCAGGGCTTTGATGTTTGCGCCACCACCGACTGTCAGGTATATGGCGGGGTCGATGATGAAAATCTGAAAACCAACAGGGCTATTGATGAAACGGCCGGTATGGTGCTTACCTATCAGGGGAAGGTCATTCCCGGTTATTTTCACAGCAGTGGCGGCGGTTATACGGAAAATAGCGAAAACGTCTGGGGCAGTTATCTACCTTACTTGCGCGGCGTAGCTGACTTTGATCAAAATAATCCAAACTATTCCTGGGAAAAGCAGTTTAGCGCTGCTGAATTGCAATCCCTCCTGGAACGGGCCGGTTATGCCATTGGCAAGTTGGAGGCGGTAGAACTGTCGGCGTTGACACCGCCGCCTGTCCGAAATTCTCTGGACCGGGGAATTTCCGGCCGGGTCAATGAAATGATATTCATTGGTTCAAAGGGCAGTGTCACACTGCCGGGGACGAAAGTTCGTAGCTTATTGTCGCTGAAAAGTACGTTGTTCGATATTTCGGTCATCGCCCCGGGCAATAAAACGCTGGAGGTTGAAATTACCGATTCTTATGGTGACCATGAAACCAAGGAGATACCGGTCAATCTGCCGCCTAATAAGCAAAAGGGCTTTTTGCTGGACCGTGACAGTATCCGCCATATAGGCGGGACAGGACAGGAGCTGATTGTATTTAACGGCTTTGGTTCCGGACATGGTTTGGGTATGTCGCAGTGGGGTGCCAAGGCCATGGCGGAAAAAGCTCCGGCCAATAGTCCGGAATACTTTAAAGCTATATTGAAACACTATTATCAGGGTATTGAAATTAAAAAGTTGTATTAGGTATTTAGGTATTAAGGAGACTGACTCGATGCGATTAGAAGATTTTGACTATTTGTTGCCGGAGGAACGGATTGCCCAGTTGCCCTGCGAACCGCGGGATGCTTCCCGGCTCTTGGTGCTGGACCGTGGCAGGGACGAGCTGGAGCATAAGCAGTTCTTTAACCTGCCAGAGTATCTGCGTCCCGGCGATACTCTGGTTTTTAATGATACGCGGGTTATTCCGGCCCGTTTGATCGGCCATAAGGAGCAAACCGGCGCAAAAATAGAGGTGTTTTTGCTGAACCGCTTGACGGCAACCGATTGGGAGGTGCTGGTTAAGCCCGGCAAGAAAGCCCGGCCCGGTACGGTTATTGTTTTTAGTGAGGCACTGCGCTGTGAGATTCTCGATGGTACTGATTTTGGTGGTCGGGTGATCCGCTTTCAATTTGACGGTGTATTTGAGGAAATTCTGGACCAGTTGGGTGAGACACCGCTGCCGCCTTATATTAAAGAGCAGCTTACCGATAAAGAACGATATCAGACAGTATATGCCCGGGAGCGGGGCTCGGCGGCAGCGCCGACAGCGGGGCTGCATTTTACGCAAGGGCTTTTAGAGCACTTGCGACAGCAGGGGATTAATCTGGCCTTTGTCACCTTGCATGTGGGACTGGGGACCTTTCGGCCGGTACAGGTGGAGGATATTACTCAGCATAACATGCATAAGGAATATTACACTATT includes:
- a CDS encoding SpoIID/LytB domain-containing protein, giving the protein MLRKAFVLLLYFLLILPLPGFAAPANPAPVLKQAAAVPQIRVGLWVNQPSVVLSADVKFAVVDNDTGAVLVQLGPKEKLVATAVDKLILNGRPQTAKSVRMAVEDSKSFIEVNKRHYRGTIELMTAKKGLTVINRLPVEEYVYGIIGKEISPYWPMEAIKAQAVASRSYALANLNKHAQQGFDVCATTDCQVYGGVDDENLKTNRAIDETAGMVLTYQGKVIPGYFHSSGGGYTENSENVWGSYLPYLRGVADFDQNNPNYSWEKQFSAAELQSLLERAGYAIGKLEAVELSALTPPPVRNSLDRGISGRVNEMIFIGSKGSVTLPGTKVRSLLSLKSTLFDISVIAPGNKTLEVEITDSYGDHETKEIPVNLPPNKQKGFLLDRDSIRHIGGTGQELIVFNGFGSGHGLGMSQWGAKAMAEKAPANSPEYFKAILKHYYQGIEIKKLY
- the queA gene encoding tRNA preQ1(34) S-adenosylmethionine ribosyltransferase-isomerase QueA, translated to MRLEDFDYLLPEERIAQLPCEPRDASRLLVLDRGRDELEHKQFFNLPEYLRPGDTLVFNDTRVIPARLIGHKEQTGAKIEVFLLNRLTATDWEVLVKPGKKARPGTVIVFSEALRCEILDGTDFGGRVIRFQFDGVFEEILDQLGETPLPPYIKEQLTDKERYQTVYARERGSAAAPTAGLHFTQGLLEHLRQQGINLAFVTLHVGLGTFRPVQVEDITQHNMHKEYYTITPEAAELINATKQAGNRVIAVGTTSVRTLETAAVGGQVKSGSGWTSIFIYPGCQFQVVDAIITNFHLPKSTLLMLISAFAGREKVLAAYREAVARQYRFFSFGDAMLII